In one window of Bacteroidota bacterium DNA:
- a CDS encoding amino acid permease translates to MKWTQTLLRRKTLDRILEQEATRPEGERMHRRMTVRDLTAFGLAAIIGSGIYSAIGEAVFQGGPATSLLYVFTALACGLAALCYAEFASLIPISGSAYTYSYAAFGELFAWIIGWDLIIEYGIGNIAVAISWSDYFTQLWSSVPGLHWPAWLGMDALSAANGHEKAEALLAAGQPLPAYLAEARAAWQQAPVLLGLPLILDLPALLIVALITYIAYIGIRESKRAGNLMVAVKLLVLLVVVVLGAFFIDTQNWQPFAPRGWAGVMGGVAAVFFAYIGFDAISTTAEEAKNPQRDLPRATLYSLGISTLLYVLVVLVLTGMVPFTELKVGDPLAYVFEYVGLGWMSGIIAVSAVFAIASVLLVFQVGQPRIWMSMSRDGLLPPRFGRLHPRFRTPGFSTIMTGLLVGLPLLFVNLEEMLNLSSIGTLFAFVLVCGGILRLHQDEAYRKHPNRRFRLPYISARAPMPLLYMVGWYVVALQAPQAIEHFFAPTSLYEMLPTYLFVLVVTGLTVWAFLRSLSLIPLLGLICCLYLMSQLHVSNWLRFLLWLAVGLVIYFGYGRRHSRLNAATTPPAA, encoded by the coding sequence ATGAAATGGACGCAAACCCTCCTACGTCGCAAAACCCTGGACCGCATTCTGGAGCAAGAGGCCACCCGGCCCGAGGGCGAGCGCATGCACCGGCGCATGACTGTGCGCGACCTTACGGCCTTTGGCCTTGCTGCCATCATTGGCTCGGGCATTTACAGCGCCATTGGCGAGGCCGTATTTCAGGGCGGGCCGGCCACCAGCCTGCTGTATGTATTCACCGCCCTGGCCTGTGGGTTGGCAGCCCTGTGCTATGCCGAGTTTGCCAGCCTCATCCCCATCAGCGGGTCGGCCTACACGTATAGCTATGCAGCCTTTGGCGAGCTGTTTGCCTGGATCATCGGCTGGGATTTGATCATCGAATACGGGATTGGCAACATTGCGGTAGCCATCAGCTGGAGCGACTACTTCACCCAGCTGTGGAGCAGTGTACCCGGCCTGCACTGGCCTGCGTGGCTCGGCATGGATGCCCTGAGCGCCGCGAACGGACATGAAAAGGCCGAGGCGTTGCTTGCCGCGGGCCAGCCCCTGCCAGCCTACCTGGCCGAGGCCCGTGCGGCCTGGCAGCAGGCCCCTGTACTGCTGGGCCTGCCGCTTATACTGGACCTGCCTGCCCTGCTGATTGTGGCCCTGATAACCTACATTGCCTACATCGGCATCCGCGAGAGCAAGCGGGCCGGAAACCTGATGGTGGCCGTAAAGCTGCTGGTACTGCTGGTGGTGGTGGTGCTGGGAGCCTTCTTTATCGATACCCAAAACTGGCAACCCTTTGCCCCGCGTGGCTGGGCCGGGGTGATGGGGGGCGTGGCTGCCGTCTTCTTTGCCTACATCGGCTTCGATGCCATCAGCACCACAGCCGAGGAGGCCAAAAACCCCCAGCGAGACCTGCCACGGGCTACACTCTACAGCCTGGGCATCAGCACCCTACTCTACGTTCTGGTGGTGCTGGTACTCACGGGCATGGTGCCCTTTACCGAGCTAAAGGTGGGCGATCCACTGGCCTACGTGTTCGAATACGTGGGCCTGGGGTGGATGAGCGGCATTATAGCGGTGAGCGCCGTTTTTGCCATTGCCAGTGTGCTGCTGGTTTTTCAGGTAGGGCAGCCGCGCATCTGGATGAGCATGAGCCGCGATGGTCTACTGCCCCCCCGCTTTGGACGACTACATCCCCGTTTTCGCACCCCGGGCTTCAGCACCATCATGACGGGGCTACTGGTGGGTCTTCCGCTCCTGTTTGTAAACCTGGAGGAGATGCTTAACCTCAGCTCCATTGGTACCCTCTTCGCCTTTGTGCTGGTGTGTGGTGGCATCCTGCGCCTGCACCAGGATGAGGCCTACCGCAAGCATCCAAACCGCCGCTTCCGGCTGCCTTATATATCGGCCCGGGCACCCATGCCCCTGCTGTACATGGTTGGCTGGTATGTGGTGGCCCTACAGGCCCCCCAGGCCATCGAGCATTTCTTTGCCCCCACCAGCCTGTACGAGATGCTGCCCACCTACCTGTTTGTACTGGTAGTAACCGGGCTTACGGTCTGGGCTTTCCTCCGTAGCCTGAGC